The following coding sequences lie in one Miscanthus floridulus cultivar M001 chromosome 9, ASM1932011v1, whole genome shotgun sequence genomic window:
- the LOC136483020 gene encoding polyol transporter 5-like: MGTTEHHGAADAIAEPLLPSSTVEVEPAPPRRNMFAFVCATLASMTTILMGYNLALMSGAELFMRDDLGLTDEQVEVLSGSMNMFMLASILAAGWAADAIGRRGTVVIANAFLMASALAMSLGGSFASLMAARFVTSVGVGFAVVVAPVYAAEIAPASSRGLLSSLVDFFITAGILLSYVSNYALAGLPLRLGWRAMFALGVPPPLLLAAGVLAMPESPRWLAMRGCDDEARAVLERTSDAPAEARDRLEEIRRAVAAQVGGAGVWRELFVRPSPMVRRILANVLVLYSFQQASGIDAIVLYTPLVFKKAGISSTSAVLAATVAVGLVKTLSIFVATFLSDRVGRRPLLLASAAGIAVTLTSLGIALLCAGAGAGETTPTPAVAAACVASVLAFVTAFSIGLGPLAPTYSAEILPLQLRAQGMSLGIAANRVTCSIISMTFISLANSITMAGCFFLYASTAVAAAVFVYVRLPETKGRSLEDIGVLFAK; encoded by the exons ATGGGCACCACGGAGCACCATGGCGCCGCCGATGCCATCGCCGAGCCACTGCTCCCCTCGTCCACCgtggaggtggagccagccccgcCACGCCGGAACATGTTCGCCTTCGTCTGCGCCACGCTCGCCTCCATGACCACAATCCTCATGGGCTACA ATCTCGCGCTGATGAGCGGCGCGGAGCTGTTCATGCGCGACGACCTGGGGCTCACGGACGAGCAGGTGGAGGTGCTGTCCGGGTCCATGAATATGTTCATGCTGGCCTCCATCCTGGCCGCCGGCTGGGCCGCGGACGCCATCGGCCGCCGTGGCACCGTCGTGATCGCCAACGCGTTCCTCATGGCGAGCGCGCTCGCCATGTCGCTCGGCGGCAGCTTCGCCTCGCTGATGGCCGCGCGGTTCGTCACCAGCGTGGGCGTCGGGTTCGCGGTCGTGGTCGCGCCGGTCTACGCGGCCGAGATCGCGCCGGCGTCGTCGCGtggcctcctctcctccctcGTCGACTTCTTCATCACCGCGGGTATCCTCCTCAGCTACGTCTCCAACTACGCGCTCGCCGGCCTGCCGCTGCGGCTCGGCTGGCGCGCCATGTTCGCGCTGGGCgtcccgccgccgctgctcctcgcGGCGGGGGTGCTCGCCATGCCGGAGTCGCCCCGGTGGCTCGCCATGCGCGGGTGCGACGACGAGGCGCGCGCCGTGCTGGAGCGCACCTCCGACGCGCCGGCCGAGGCCCGCGACCGGCTCGAGGAGATCAGGCGTGCCGTCGCGGCGCAGGTGGGCGGCGCCGGGGTGTGGAGGGAGCTGTTCGTGCGGCCGTCGCCGATGGTGCGGCGGATCCTCGCCAACGTCCTCGTGCTCTACTCCTTCCAGCAGGCCTCCGGCATCGACGCCATCGTCCTCTACACCCCGCTGGTGTTCAAGAAGGCGGGGATCTCGTCGACCAGTGCCGTCctcgccgccaccgtcgccgtcGGACTGGTCAAGACGCTCTCCATCTTCGTGGCCACGTTCCTGTCCGACCGCGTCGGCCGCCGCCCGCTGCTACTCGCCAGCGCCGCCGGCATTGCCGTCACGCTCACGTCGCTGGGGATCGCGCTGCTGTGCGCCGGTGCCGGCGCCGGCGAGACGACACCGACacccgcggtggcggcggcgtgcgTCGCGTCGGTGCTCGCGTTCGTCACCGCGTTCTCCATCGGCCTCGGCCCGCTGGCGCCGACCTACAGCGCGGAGATCCTGCCGCTGCAGCTGCGCGCGCAGGGCATGAGCCTCGGCATCGCGGCGAACCGGGTCACGTGCAGCATCATCAGCATGACGTTCATCTCTCTTGCCAACAGCATCACCATGGCCGGGTGCTTCTTCCTGTATGCCAGCacggcggtggcagcggcggtgtTCGTCTACGTGCGGCTGCCGGAGACCAAAGGCCGGAGCTTGGAGGACATAGGCGTTCTCTTCGCCAAGTGA